The genomic interval GGGCCGCGTCGCCGAAGGCGTCCTCGCTGGCGAGGTAGGCGGCGACGGCCGCGCCGCAGGAGATCGTGTCGAGTCCGAGCGCGTCGCAGCGGTCGTTCGCGCTCATCACGTCGACGATGTCGTCGACGCCGACGTTCGAGCCGAAGGCCATCACGGTCTCGAACTCCGGTCCCTCGGTCTCGAGACCGGACGCCTCGTCCCGCGTCGGCAGTTTACAGGCGAACGCGCAGCTCGAGCAGGTCCCTTTCTTGTACTTCTTCTCGGCTACGCGCTCGCCGGCGATGCCGTCGACCCCTTCGAACGACCGCTCGCCGTAGTACCTTGTCGGCAAGGCCTCGATCTCGTCGGCGAACGCGGTCAGCGCCGCGGTCCCCTGCTCTTTCATCACGTGATCGGCCTCAGCGGCCGCCGCGCGGATCTCGTCGCCGATATCCGGACCGTCGACCTCCGGGGCGGCGTCGCCCGCGAAGGTGAGCAGCTTGACGTTCTTTGCGCCCAGCACCGCGCCCAGGCCGCCGCGACCGAAGACCCGACTCCCCGAGGTGACGATCGCGGCGAACCGCACCTCGTTCTCGCCTGCGGGGCCGATGCAAGCGACGTGGGACGCGTCCAGCCCGTGTTCGTCCTCGACGTGCGCCGTCACGTCGGGGACGGTCGCTCCGGCGAGTTCCGGGACCGCCTCGAATTCGACGCCGTCGTCGGTGACGTGGACGGCGAGGAGGCGGTCGCTCGCGCCCGTAACCTCGATCGCGCCGTAGCCGGTGTTCAGGAACGGCCGCGAGAGGAAGCCGCCAGCGTTCGACGAGACGAGGCCGTCCGATAGCGGCGAGACGCCCGTGCAGTTCAGACGGCCGGTGTAGCTCGTCCGCGACGCCTGAAGCGGGCCGGCGCTAAACACGACGGCGTTGTCCGACCCCAGCGGGTCGACGTCGAACGGCACTCGGTCGTAGACGAGTTTCGTTCCGACGCCCCGACCGCCGAGGTACCGCGAGCGAACCCCCTCGATGGGTTCCGTCTCGGCCGTCCGCGCGCCGACGTCGATCGAGAGCAGCGGGCCTGGTCCGGTCAGCATGCGGTCGGGGGACGACGGCCACCGACATAAATGTGGGACACCATCGCACGGATTTCGGCCCGTCGACGGATCGGCGGTCGTCCCACATCGCCGCGACGGGTACTCTCTTAGGAGCGTTCGTGATACTGAACCGCATGGACGCCGTCGATCACATCAACGTCGACGTCGACGCACTGGCCCCCTGTTACGAGTTCTACCGCGAGACCCTCGACCTCGAGTTGGTCAGGCCGCCCGAGGACTTTCAGGGGGACCACGCCATGTTCCGGGCCGGCGAGACGGTCGTCACGCTCGCCGAGACCGGCCGCGCGGAGAACTGGGACGAGCGGGGGCTCGACCATCCCCTCGATAAGGCCCACCTGGCCTTCGAGACCGACCGCGAGACCTACGCAGCCCTAATGGACGAGTTAGACGGCCAGTTCCCGAAGCAGGGGCCGTACGACTGGGGCGAGTTCGAGGGGTTCTACTTCCTCGATCCGGACGGCAATCTCCTCGAAGTCGTCACGTACGACTCCCCGGACGGCGAGCGCGCGCGTCCGTTGCTCACCCACGACGACGTGGAGTGACGAGTGGAATCGATTCCGACCGAAAAACGGAGACGGGCCGTCGGCTATCGGCCGCTCAGAGATCGAGGCCGCCGTTGACGTCGATGACCTCGCCGGTGATGTAGCCGGCCTCCTCGGTGGCGAGGTAGCGGACGAGTCCGGCGATGTCGGTCACGCTGGCGAACCGGTCGAGCGGAATGTCGTCTCGGAGGTCCTCGCGGACGTCGTCGGGAATGGTCTCGACCATCTCGGTGCGGGTGAAGCCTGGCGCGATACAGTTGGCGGTCGAGCCCGACGACGCCAACTCCAGTGCGAGCGAGCGGGTAAAGCCAAAGAGACCGCTCTTCGCCGCCGCGTAGTTCGCCTGGCCGACGTTGCCCTGTTTCCCGATGATACTCGAGATGGCGATGAGCCGGCCGTGGTCGGCGCGCTCTATGTCGTCGTAGAACGCCCGCGTGCAGTTGAACGTCCCGTTGAGCGAGACGTCGATCGCGCGGTGCCAGTCCTCGGCGGTCATCTCCGCGAAGAGCCGGTCCTGCGTGATCCCGGCGTTGTTGACGAGTACGTCGATCGGTCCGAGCGCGTCGTGGACCGCATCCCGCATCTCGGCGACCGCCTCGCGATCGGTGACGTCGGCCCGGATCGGATAACCCATTCCCTCGCCGTCGGCCTCGGTGATCGACTCGGCGACCTCGTGGGCGGCCGCCTCCGAGGACCGGTAGTTGACGATGACCGTCGCGCCGTACCGACCCAGTTCGCGGGCGATGCTGCGACCGATGCCCCGCGAGGCGCCGGTCACCACACACGTCCGGTCGGCGAGCGGCTGTCGAGACGGGAGTTCCAACTCGTCCGCGTATCCGGCGGACTCCGCCGTCATCGCTGCCCCTCCAGCGGCATTGGCTGGTCGGCCAGGGAATTGCGCGCGGACGCCCCGATCGACTGCGTCTCGACCGCAGTGAGCCACCGGTCGACGGTGTGGGTTCGCTCCTCGTCCGTGCGTTCCGTACACGGAACGACCCCCCTGAGCGACTCCGCGTCGAGCGGCTTCGCGCCGACGGCAGTATCGGTTTCCGCCTCGGTCTCGGCCGCGGTCTCGGTCTCGGAGATCGCGAGCGCCACCAGCGGAACCCGCACCTGCTCGCGAGCGTCCGCCTCGACGCCGAGCGGCGACGCCGGGATCGTCCGGCGACGGAACGCCGGTTCGAGCGAGTACCCGCGCCGCTCGGCCCACCGTTCGAACGTCTCGACGAGGTCGTCCCGCGTCGGACGGTCCGCGTCCGCGATGGCGTGTTGCGACGGCCACCGACTGACTCGCACGTCGTCGACGGCGTTTCGCTCGTCGAGCGTCCGCAGGCGGTCGACGAGTGCGTCGACCTGATCGGTAACGGCACTGGGAACGGCCGATCGAACGTAGCAGTCGACGCAGACGTCGTCGCCGAATTCGGGCTCGACGAACGGGAACGCCGCGGGTGTGTGATTATTGGCAGACATAGCCATCCTCCGTGCGCCGGACAAGTCCCTTCTCGGCGAGCGAATTGAGAATCGCAAAGAGCGTAAGCTTGGACAGCCCCAGCATCCGCTGGAGTTCGGTTGCCCCCGCCTGATCGGTGACGCGGAGAGACAGGTACACGAGTTTCGCCTGTGCCGACGTGAGTTCGTCCGGAACCGCAAGTTGGTGTTCGCTCGTAGACATCATCAAAGCGGGCCACAAGCGTGCATATAAAATTGGATAGAGATGTGCGCACATGTAACATATATGTTCTCAAATGATCTTTATTGCCCTATAATATAACCGAGTGAACTACGGGCGGACGATGCGTCGCCGAGAGGATGATGTCCACGAGTGGCCGTCGCGTGACGGCCAACCGTGCGCGGTTCCGGAACGGCGTCGGTACCTCCGGATCGACCGCACCGGAACGGTTGGATTCGAAGGGGAAAGTTGTAGGGCCAATACACTTTGGTATATGTGCCGTGAGTCCGCGCACCGATGTCGGACACGGTCGCAGACTCGGCGTTGCACCGGACCGTGGCGCGCTCACACGCTGACCCGAAAGACGAGGCTATCCTCGGCCGAATACCGCTGCTACGGACGTGACCGGTGTGTCTATCCGCCGTCGCTATCGGTCACTCGGATGCTCGAACCCAAATACTTCGAGAGCACCTCCGAGACGTTCTCGGCATTGAACGCCGCGAGATCGTCCGCGATCTCGGCCTTCAGGGCGTCGAAGTACGCCTGGTCGACCTGCAGCTCGCGGAAGTCGACCGCCTCGACGGCGTCTTCGGGAACGCCGAGCCACTCCGCGGCGAGCCGACGGGCGTGGTCCCGATCGGAGACGTCGCCGCGCCAGAGCGTGTTTCGGAAGAACAGCCAGCCCTCGGTGCCGGGCTCCGGCGCGTCGCGAAAGAGCGTGACCGTCGTCTCTGCGCTGCTCGCCTCGAGGGAGACGGCCTCGTGGTCGGGTTCGAGCCGGAGCCGGACGCGGAAGACGTAGCGTGCGTTCATGTCGGAGCCGTCGTCGGACGTGACGAGACGGGTTACTCCCCGCGCTCGGATTCGATCAGTTCCGCCATCTCGATATCGTCTTCGGTGATGCCGCCCGCCTCGTGGGAGGTCAGACGGATCTCGACTTCCTCGTATCGGATGACGATCTCAGGGTGGTGGAACTGCGATTCGGCGATCTCGCCGACCATCTGGGCGAAGTTGACGCCCCGGAGATAGTCGTCGAACTCGTAGGTGCGGACGATCTCGTCGCCGTCGCGCGACCAGTCGTCGGGACATTGCGCCTCGATCTCCTCGTCGGACAGGAGGTCAGCCATGTGGAGTCGAACGCAAGCCAATCAAATAACGATTGTGCCGCGTACCCACCCGACGGCGGCCGGACGGCCCCGGTCGACGGGCAATTCGACTGTCGCTCGATCCGGCACCCGTTACCGTCGCTCGAGCCGCGAGCGCTCGCCCGCGGGCTGAAGTTCGGCGTCGACCAGCGTCTCGTAGGCCCGCCGGAACCGCTCGGAGAGCGCCTGGTGGGAGATGCCGAGTTCGTCGGCCAGTTCCTCCATCGAGATGTCCCGGGGAATCTCGAAGTAGCCGTACTCGAGGGCGGCCTCGAGGGCCTCCTCCTGCTCGGGCGTCAACCGCGTCTCGCGGTCCCCCGCTTCGCTCACGTCGGTCACGCGCCGGAGGTCGGCGTTGATACCGCGGTCGACCAGGCGGTCGTAGGCGTCACAGAGGGTATCGCGATCGCGGTACCGGACCGTCACCTGCCACCAGCCGTCGCTTGCCCGCGCCTCGAGCAGCGAGCCGCCGTCGACGAGCAGGTCGTCCCAGAGCCTGGTCGTGTCCGTCTCCTCGACGAAGGTGACGTCGTACAGTAGTCGGGAATCCGTTTCGACGAGGAGTTCGGCGGCCGCAACCGTGGGGTCGGCCGCGAAGGCGCGCTCGACCGTCTCGCGGTCGACGCCGGCCACCCACAGGGAGGGACGCGTCTTCGACACCGAGGACTCGAGTTCGAACGTGGCCTCGGGCGCGCGTTCGAAGGCGATCGCCAACGCCGCGTCCGCCGCCGGAAGCCGGAGGTCGGCTATCGTCGACATCGGGCGTTCTACACCGCCGCGGCGTAAAAACGGCTGTTACGACGTGGCTGACTGTCGGGTTCGGTGATATCCGCACTACGGGTTGCTCTCCCAGTTCTCGACGCGCACCGTCTCGCCGGCCGGGATCCCCTCGCGGTCGTCGTCGACGACGACCCAGCCGTCGGCCAGGGCGACGCTCGAGAGGACGCCCGAGCCGCTGGCCCGCGTCGGCGTCGCCGTATAGCCGGGCTCGTCGGGGTCGCGGGCCGACTCCTCGAGGTCGCGGTCCTCGAGTTGAACCCGGGCGAACGTCCGCGTCCCGGGCTCGCTCGGGATCTTGCGCTCGAGTTTCGCCCGCGCGGTCGGATGGGAGTCGGGCGTCGTCCCCTCGAGCCAGCGCAGTGTGGGCCGGAGGAACTGGACCGCATTGACGATACAGGCGACGGGATACCCGGGCAGCGCGAGCACGGGCGTGTCCTCGACGATCCCCAGACAGACCGGATGGCCCGGTTTGAGCCCGACGCCGTGGACGAGCACCTCGCCCAAGTCGTCGATCACTTCCGGCAGGAGGTCGCGCTCGCCGACGGAGGAGCCGCCGGTCGTTACGACTACGTCCTTCGTGAGATCGCGCTGGATGGCCACCCGCAGCGACTCGGGGTCGTCGGTGACCACGTCGCGGTAGGTCGCGCGAGCGCCCCACCGCTCGGCTAGGCGCGACACCGTGAGCCCGTTGGTCTCGATCACCTCGCCTGGTCCGGGCTCGCCCTCGACGAGTTCCTCGCCGGTCGGGATCACGCCGACGGAGGGGCGCTGAGCGACTGCGACCCGGCCGTAGCCCGCCGAACGGAGGAGTCCGAGGTCGGACGGGCGGAGCCGGTGACCGGCGTCGTAGAGGTGCTGGCCCTCCGCGACGTCCTCGCCGACGGGGGCGACGTTTTCGCCCTCCGCGACGGCGTCCTCAACCTCGAGTTCGCCGGCGGACTCGAGTTCGGTGACGTGTTCGATCATCACGACGGCGTCGGCGCCCTCGGGGAGGGCGCTGCCGGTGTGGACCCGCGCGGCCGCGTCGGGGTATATTTCGTCGGCGGTGGCGTGCCCGTTGTCGCTCCCATCGGCGGGATCGGGCTCGGCGACCCGCAGCACTTCCGGCGAGCGCTCGCTGGCCCCGAACGTGTCCGCGGCCCGGACGGCGTAGCCGTCCATCGCCGCCCGCCGGTAGTGGGGAACGTCGCGGGCGGCCGTCACGGGTGCGGCGAGGACGCGCCCGTCTGCGCGGTCGACGTCGACGGTCTCGGTCCCGCAGGGCACGTTCGCGTCGGCATCGTCCCCCCGCTCCTCGATCGCCTCCCTGAGAATTCGGCGCGCCTCGTCGACCGGCGTTCGGACCTTGAAGCCGGCCTCCGTGCGCTCGCGGTCGGCACCTTCCATACCGGAACTCGGGTCGTCGGACGCCAAAAGCGTGGGGGAACCGCCGACCGGCCGACCGGCCGACGCCGGCGACGGCGCAGGCGGCCGCCGGTCCAAGCCCGTCGCCGCCGGGAGCCGCCGAGAATCGGCCGCGACCGCGGGCTTTTTCGTATCGGCGTTCGAACCTGTAGCCATGTCAGCGCTCCGCGACGCGTTGCGGGACCTCTCCGAGGACGTCTTCTTCGATCTGCTCGAGAGCGAGGAAGCCTACCTGCTCGTGCTCGACGTGCCCGGGGTCACCGCCGAGTCGCTCGATATCGCGATCGACGACGGTCGCATCTCCATCGACGCCCACCGGGAGAAAGAGCCGGTCGACGACTTCCGGTACCTCGAGGAGAACCGGTCGCTGTTTCTCGACGTCGACCTCCCGCTTCCCGACGATGCCTCCGACGCCGGCGTCGAGGCGACGGTCGATCGGGGCGTCCTCGAACTGACTCTCCCGAAACGCGGTTCCGGCGGCGAGACGACGATCGACATCGTCGACGAGGACACCTAACGCGGGGTGACCGAGGCTGGCCTCACTCCGCGCGTACAAGCGGTTCGTCGTCGTCGCGTGGCAGTTCCTCCCGCTGTTGCTCGCCTACGCCCGCGACCGTCGGCGCTTCCTCCTGTTCGGCCCCCGACGCCAGGTCGGCACCGAGGTCCACCGCCAGCGGGCCGAGCGATTGCTCGAGTCGCTGCTGACGCTTGGACCGACGTTCATCAAACTCGGCCAGTTGCTCTCGACCAGGCCCGACGTGCTCCCGCCGGCGTACATCGACGTGCTCTCGGCGCTGCAAGACGAGGTCCCGCCGGCACCCTGGCCCGAAGCCAAGGACGTGCTCGAGGACGAGCTCGGCCCCGTCGACGAGCGCTTCGCGGCGTTCGACAGCGACCCGATCAGCGGTGCCAGCCTGGGCCAGGTCTACCGGGCGCGCGTCGACCCCGGTGCAGTCGAGACGAACCCCGTCACCGACGTCGACGGGCGCGAGGTCGCGGTGAAGGTCCGCCGGCCGAACATCGAGGCTCTGGTCCGGGCCGACCTGCGGGTCATCAAGTGGTCGCTGCCGATCCTGCTGTACTTCGTCGACGACTCGCGGGCGTTCTCGCTGGAGAACCTGGCCGACGAGTTCGCGAAGACGATCCGCGAGGAGATGGACTACGAGCGCGAGGCCGAGATGTTGGCCGAGATCCGGTCGAACTTCGCGGACGACGATCGGTTTCTCATCCCCGAAGTGATCGAGAGCCACTCGGGGCCGCGGGTGCTCACGATGGATTACATCGAGGGGACGAAGATCAACGACCTCGAGGAACTCGAGCGCAAGGGACTCGACCGGACGGAAGTTGCGGAGAACCTAGAGCGGGCGTACCTGCAGATGATCATGGACGACGGGGTCTTCCACGCCGACCCGCACCCGGGCAACCTCGCGGTGACCGACGAGGGGCGGATCGTCTTCTACGACTTCGGCATGTCGGGCCGGGTCGATCCGTTCGTCCAGGAGAAGATCATCGACTTCTACGTCGCCGTCGCTAACCAGGACATCGACGCGATCCTCGACGCCCTGATCGAGATCGGGACGCTCTCCCCCGACGCCGACCGCGGCGTGATGGCCGAGGTGATGGAACTGGCCATCCAGGACGCCCGCGGCGAGGACGTCGAACAGTACCGGGTCAATCAGATCGTCGGCCAGATCGAGGATTCGATCTACGTCTTCCCGTTCCGGCTGCCGAAGAACCTCGCGCTCGTCCTCCGGGTCGCGACCGTCGTCGAAGGGGTCTGCGTCACGCTCGATCCGGACTTCGACTTCATCTCGGTCGCGACCGCCTACCTGACCGAGCAGGGCTACCGCGAGGAGTCCATCCGCCGCTACCTCGAGGAGACCGGCCGCCAGCTCCGCGAGACGAGCGAGTCGCTGACCAGGCTCGCACCGAAAGCCGAGCGGACGCTCGACCGGCTCGAGCGCGACGACCTCTACGTCCGCATTGGCCTCGAGGACGACGAGAACGTCTTCGACAAGCTCGCCAAGCGCCTGGTCTACGGCATGTTGCTCACGATGTCGCTGTTCTCGATGGGCGTGCTGTACGCACTCGAAGCGCCCCGGGCGTCGATCGTCGCCGCGGTCTTCTCGGTGGTCGTGACGGTCCAGCTCTACCGCTCGTTCCGCAAACCGGAGTCGATCCACGCGCGCCCGCAGTTCACCCGGCACAACCTGCGGCAGCGACGCGGCGAGGAGTGACCGCGTTCGGCCCGCCACACGGGCACCGAGCCTCTTTCCGCACCGGCCTCGAACGGACGGTATGGACTACGATCGGATCGCCGATCTGTCGCTGACGATCGACCGGATCGGGACCGAGCGGCTGGAACGCGAGACTTCGAGCGATTTCACCCGCGTGACGACCGAGTTCGCGCTTTCGGGGCCGGCACCGAACGGCGACGGGGACAGAGACGACGACGGCACGGTCACGGGCCGCGGCGAGGACGTCACCTACGAGACCGCGGATCACGACCGCCTGGCGGAGACCGGCCTCCCGGACCTGACCGGCGACTACACCGTCGACTCGTTCTCCGAGCGCCTGGCCGACGTCGACCTCTTTCCGGGCGGCGCGCCCGACCGCGAGGTCTTCCGCAACTACCGGCGGTGGGGGCTCGAGAGCGCGGCGCTGGACCTGGCTCTCCGCCAGGCGGAGACGGACCTGGCGAGCGCGCTGGATCGATCGCCCGATCCCGTCCGGTTCGTCGCGAGCACCCGCCTCGGCGAGCCGCCGACGACCGACCGGCTCGAGCGGTTGCGCGAGCGGGTCCCCGACCTCGAGTTCAAACTCGATCCGATCTCGGCGTGGGACGCGGGCCTGGTCGCGGCCATCGACGAGACGGTCGGGACGGACGCGGTCCGCATCCTGGATCTCAAGGGTCGGTACGAGGGAACCGAGGTCGACGCGCCGGCGGACTCCGACCTGTACGAACTCGTGCTCGACGCGTTCCCGAACGTCGTCGTCGAGGATCCCGCGTTGACCGACGCGACGCGGCCGCTGTTCGAGGACCCCGATATTCGCTCGCGGGTCTCCTGGGACGCGCCGATCCACGGTCTAGCGGACATCGAGGACCTCCCCTGGGAGCCCGACTGGCTCAACGTCAAGCCCTCCCGGTTCGGCTCGCTCGAATCTCTCTTCGAGACGATCGATTACTGCGAGCGACGCGGAATTCGAATGTACGGCGGCGGGCAGTTCGAACTCGGCGTCGGCCGCGGGCAACTTCAGGCGCTCGCGTCGCTGTGCTATCCCGACTCGCCGAACGACGTCGCGCCGGGTGCGTACAACGATCCCGAGGTCGGAGACGGCCTCCCGGCGAGTCCGCTCGACCCGCCCGCGACGTCGGGTGGGTTCCGGTGGTGACCCGCGTCGGGACACGCCGCAGGTCGAATCGGCGGCCTGGCGCCGTCGGAAGGTTAAGGGTCGCGAACGCGCTTGTCGAACGGGATCTCGTCACTGCCGTAGAGCCAACCGAAACGCGCCTGTTCGGGCCGCTGGCAGGCGGATTCGGGACCTGCGCCGTCGACTCCCGCTGAACCACGGTCGGTCCCCACTCGTTGCAGCGAGGTGGCCAGTGAGACGTGTTGGCGGACAGAACTCGCTGTAGCGGCCATTCCAAACGGTTTATGCACGTCGGTTGATTACGCCGGAATATGGCGAAACAGCAGACCGAAGTTCGCGACCTCCAGGAAGGGAGCTACGTAATGATCGAGGACACGCCGTGTAAGATCAACTCCTACTCGACGGCCAAGCCGGGCAAACACGGCAGCGCCAAGGCCCGTATCGAGGCCGAGGGCGTTTTCGACGGGAAGAAGCGCTCGCTGTCCCAGCCCGTCGACGCGAAGATCTGGGTCCCGATCATCGAGCGCAAACAGGGCCAGATCGTCTCCGTCGACGGGGCGGACATGCAGGTGATGGACCTCGAGACCTACGAGACCATCACGATGCGCGTCCCCGAGGACGCGGACGTCTCCCCCGACGAGAACATCGAGTACCTCGAGATGGAAGACCAGCGAAAGATCGTCTAATGTTTCCCGGGGCGGCTGACGAACGCGAGGGGACCGACGCGGTGGCACAGGCCGACCGTGGAGGCGCGAACTTCGTGGTCGTCGGTGCGCCCCTGGACGCCACGACGACCTTTCAACCGGGGACCCGATTCGGGCCCCGACGGATCCGTTCTTTTGCCGAGCCGTTCGACGATTACGACCACCGGACGGACCAGCACTTCTCGGACCTCGGCGTCATCGACCGCGGCGACGTCCGCGCGTGGGACGACGTCGAAGACTATCTCGAGTACCTGACGAGCACGCTCCGCGAGGCCGTCTGGAACGACGCCGTCCCCCTGACGCTCGGGGGCGAGCACACCGTCTCGCTGGCGGGCGTCCGCGCCGTCG from Natrinema salifodinae carries:
- the lwrS gene encoding LWR-salt protein: MNARYVFRVRLRLEPDHEAVSLEASSAETTVTLFRDAPEPGTEGWLFFRNTLWRGDVSDRDHARRLAAEWLGVPEDAVEAVDFRELQVDQAYFDALKAEIADDLAAFNAENVSEVLSKYLGSSIRVTDSDGG
- a CDS encoding helix-turn-helix domain-containing protein; this encodes MMSTSEHQLAVPDELTSAQAKLVYLSLRVTDQAGATELQRMLGLSKLTLFAILNSLAEKGLVRRTEDGYVCQ
- a CDS encoding translation initiation factor IF-5A: MAKQQTEVRDLQEGSYVMIEDTPCKINSYSTAKPGKHGSAKARIEAEGVFDGKKRSLSQPVDAKIWVPIIERKQGQIVSVDGADMQVMDLETYETITMRVPEDADVSPDENIEYLEMEDQRKIV
- a CDS encoding Hsp20/alpha crystallin family protein; amino-acid sequence: MSALRDALRDLSEDVFFDLLESEEAYLLVLDVPGVTAESLDIAIDDGRISIDAHREKEPVDDFRYLEENRSLFLDVDLPLPDDASDAGVEATVDRGVLELTLPKRGSGGETTIDIVDEDT
- a CDS encoding beta-ketoacyl-ACP reductase, whose amino-acid sequence is MTAESAGYADELELPSRQPLADRTCVVTGASRGIGRSIARELGRYGATVIVNYRSSEAAAHEVAESITEADGEGMGYPIRADVTDREAVAEMRDAVHDALGPIDVLVNNAGITQDRLFAEMTAEDWHRAIDVSLNGTFNCTRAFYDDIERADHGRLIAISSIIGKQGNVGQANYAAAKSGLFGFTRSLALELASSGSTANCIAPGFTRTEMVETIPDDVREDLRDDIPLDRFASVTDIAGLVRYLATEEAGYITGEVIDVNGGLDL
- a CDS encoding aldehyde ferredoxin oxidoreductase family protein; the protein is MLTGPGPLLSIDVGARTAETEPIEGVRSRYLGGRGVGTKLVYDRVPFDVDPLGSDNAVVFSAGPLQASRTSYTGRLNCTGVSPLSDGLVSSNAGGFLSRPFLNTGYGAIEVTGASDRLLAVHVTDDGVEFEAVPELAGATVPDVTAHVEDEHGLDASHVACIGPAGENEVRFAAIVTSGSRVFGRGGLGAVLGAKNVKLLTFAGDAAPEVDGPDIGDEIRAAAAEADHVMKEQGTAALTAFADEIEALPTRYYGERSFEGVDGIAGERVAEKKYKKGTCSSCAFACKLPTRDEASGLETEGPEFETVMAFGSNVGVDDIVDVMSANDRCDALGLDTISCGAAVAAYLASEDAFGDAALVRDLIEKIAHREGVGDLLAEGVARCHDDLGVPDWSMKDVAFPAHDGRRLNGQALAYATSNRGADHLYGSLYVYEYPMVDQEKALPPDGVDGKIDRLVRTENTKAALDSAILCKFSRTTAADDRLPELLETTDEALQRLGERIVTLERDFNARRGFDRADDDDLPYEIEGLADALDEYYRRRGWNRDGTVPAATLDELEIEA
- a CDS encoding ABC1 kinase family protein, with translation MLAYARDRRRFLLFGPRRQVGTEVHRQRAERLLESLLTLGPTFIKLGQLLSTRPDVLPPAYIDVLSALQDEVPPAPWPEAKDVLEDELGPVDERFAAFDSDPISGASLGQVYRARVDPGAVETNPVTDVDGREVAVKVRRPNIEALVRADLRVIKWSLPILLYFVDDSRAFSLENLADEFAKTIREEMDYEREAEMLAEIRSNFADDDRFLIPEVIESHSGPRVLTMDYIEGTKINDLEELERKGLDRTEVAENLERAYLQMIMDDGVFHADPHPGNLAVTDEGRIVFYDFGMSGRVDPFVQEKIIDFYVAVANQDIDAILDALIEIGTLSPDADRGVMAEVMELAIQDARGEDVEQYRVNQIVGQIEDSIYVFPFRLPKNLALVLRVATVVEGVCVTLDPDFDFISVATAYLTEQGYREESIRRYLEETGRQLRETSESLTRLAPKAERTLDRLERDDLYVRIGLEDDENVFDKLAKRLVYGMLLTMSLFSMGVLYALEAPRASIVAAVFSVVVTVQLYRSFRKPESIHARPQFTRHNLRQRRGEE
- a CDS encoding enolase-like domain-containing protein yields the protein MDYDRIADLSLTIDRIGTERLERETSSDFTRVTTEFALSGPAPNGDGDRDDDGTVTGRGEDVTYETADHDRLAETGLPDLTGDYTVDSFSERLADVDLFPGGAPDREVFRNYRRWGLESAALDLALRQAETDLASALDRSPDPVRFVASTRLGEPPTTDRLERLRERVPDLEFKLDPISAWDAGLVAAIDETVGTDAVRILDLKGRYEGTEVDAPADSDLYELVLDAFPNVVVEDPALTDATRPLFEDPDIRSRVSWDAPIHGLADIEDLPWEPDWLNVKPSRFGSLESLFETIDYCERRGIRMYGGGQFELGVGRGQLQALASLCYPDSPNDVAPGAYNDPEVGDGLPASPLDPPATSGGFRW
- a CDS encoding VOC family protein, translating into MDAVDHINVDVDALAPCYEFYRETLDLELVRPPEDFQGDHAMFRAGETVVTLAETGRAENWDERGLDHPLDKAHLAFETDRETYAALMDELDGQFPKQGPYDWGEFEGFYFLDPDGNLLEVVTYDSPDGERARPLLTHDDVE
- a CDS encoding HTH domain-containing protein — translated: MSANNHTPAAFPFVEPEFGDDVCVDCYVRSAVPSAVTDQVDALVDRLRTLDERNAVDDVRVSRWPSQHAIADADRPTRDDLVETFERWAERRGYSLEPAFRRRTIPASPLGVEADAREQVRVPLVALAISETETAAETEAETDTAVGAKPLDAESLRGVVPCTERTDEERTHTVDRWLTAVETQSIGASARNSLADQPMPLEGQR
- a CDS encoding molybdopterin molybdotransferase MoeA yields the protein MEGADRERTEAGFKVRTPVDEARRILREAIEERGDDADANVPCGTETVDVDRADGRVLAAPVTAARDVPHYRRAAMDGYAVRAADTFGASERSPEVLRVAEPDPADGSDNGHATADEIYPDAAARVHTGSALPEGADAVVMIEHVTELESAGELEVEDAVAEGENVAPVGEDVAEGQHLYDAGHRLRPSDLGLLRSAGYGRVAVAQRPSVGVIPTGEELVEGEPGPGEVIETNGLTVSRLAERWGARATYRDVVTDDPESLRVAIQRDLTKDVVVTTGGSSVGERDLLPEVIDDLGEVLVHGVGLKPGHPVCLGIVEDTPVLALPGYPVACIVNAVQFLRPTLRWLEGTTPDSHPTARAKLERKIPSEPGTRTFARVQLEDRDLEESARDPDEPGYTATPTRASGSGVLSSVALADGWVVVDDDREGIPAGETVRVENWESNP
- a CDS encoding helix-turn-helix domain-containing protein, whose translation is MSTIADLRLPAADAALAIAFERAPEATFELESSVSKTRPSLWVAGVDRETVERAFAADPTVAAAELLVETDSRLLYDVTFVEETDTTRLWDDLLVDGGSLLEARASDGWWQVTVRYRDRDTLCDAYDRLVDRGINADLRRVTDVSEAGDRETRLTPEQEEALEAALEYGYFEIPRDISMEELADELGISHQALSERFRRAYETLVDAELQPAGERSRLERR
- a CDS encoding 4a-hydroxytetrahydrobiopterin dehydratase, translated to MADLLSDEEIEAQCPDDWSRDGDEIVRTYEFDDYLRGVNFAQMVGEIAESQFHHPEIVIRYEEVEIRLTSHEAGGITEDDIEMAELIESERGE